One window from the genome of Glycine soja cultivar W05 chromosome 12, ASM419377v2, whole genome shotgun sequence encodes:
- the LOC114378118 gene encoding EEF1A lysine methyltransferase 4-like, whose translation MFRDVSSCNTYNYGEAGYWDARYIQEGGSFDWYQRYSALRPFVRNFIPLSSRILMVGCGNAVMSEDMVKDGYEDIVNIDISSVAIDMMRTKYEYIPQLKYMQMDVRDMSLFPDESFDGVIDKGTLDSLMCGTDAPISAAQMLAEVCRLLKPGGTYILITYGDPTVRMPHISRPVFNWKITLYNIPRPGFQKPESSTPSRKSYLEPIPLTEKGLLPADFVLEDPDSHYIYVCKKINDTEIENIPAYQLTADVL comes from the exons ATGTTTAGGGACGTGTCAAGCTGCAACACGTACAACTACGGCGAGGCTGGGTATTGGGACGCGCGCTACATCCAAGAGGGTGGTTCCTTCGATTGGTACCAGCGTTACTCTGCTCTCAGGCCTTTTGTTCGCAATTTCATCCCTCTTTCTTCCAGGATTCTCATGGTTGGTTGCGGCAATGCTG TTATGTCTGAGGATATGGTCAAAGATGGTTACGAGGACATCGTCAATATTGATATTTCTTCTGTTGCAATTGACATGATGAGAACAAAATATGAGTACATCCCTCAGCTAAAAT ACATGCAGATGGATGTCAGAGATATGAGCTTGTTTCCAGATGAATCTTTTGATGGTGTTATTGATAAAG GAACTCTCGATTCATTGATG TGTGGTACTGATGCTCCAATTAGTGCTGCTCAGATGCTTGCCGAAGTTTGTAG ACTACTAAAACCTGGAGGGACCTATATTTTG ATTACATATGGCGATCCAACAGTAAGGATGCCTCATATAAGCAGACCGGTGTTCAATTGGAAAATTACGCTGTATAATATCC CAAGACCAGGATTTCAAAAGCCCGAGAGTAGTACACCATCAAGAAAATCATACTTGGAGCCCATCCCTCTTACTGAAAAGGGCTTACTTCCAGCAGATTTCGTTCTGGAAGATCCAGATTCTcactatatatatgtttgtaaAAAGATAAATGACACAGAGATAGAAAATATACCTGCATACCAATTAACAGCTGATGTTTTATAG
- the LOC114378218 gene encoding serine carboxypeptidase-like 40, with protein MGKASSTCVLLSLLILSLFVAEIYGNRQVQALNKLHKSTKFRGNSQIDRSEFEVEELVYDDIVHSQEGLKEKDRIESLPGQPPVSFSQYGGYVTVDKVAGRAFYYYFVEAQRSKQTLPLLLWLNGGPGCSSLGYGAMQELGPFRVNSDGKTLHRNIFSWNKVANVLFLESPAGVGFSYSNKSKDYDNNGDKKTAADNYLFLVNWLERYPEYKDRDFYIAGESYAGHYVPQLAHNILYHNKKANKKIINLKGILIGNAVINEETDSDGLYDYLASHAIISDKAAYLNKACHSSSSKIQESVCDAAGDEVGDDIEYIDLYNIYAPLCKNANLTSLPKRNSIVTDPCSEYYVYAYLNRKDVQEALHANVTNLKHDWEPCSDVITKWVDQASTVLPLLHEFLNNSLRVWIFSGDTDGRVPITSTKYSVKKMNLPIKTAWHPWFSYGEVGGYVEIYKGGLRLATVREAGHQVPSYQPARALTLIKYFLDGTPLPGPPKRKD; from the exons ATGGGCAAAGCAAGTAGTACTTGTGTTCTTCTATCCCTTCTCATTCTTTCACTCTTTGTGGCTGAAATCTATGGAAATAGACAAGTTCAAGCTCTTAACAAACTGCACAAGTCCACCAAGTTCAGAGGAAATTCACAAATTGATAGGAGTGAGTTTGAGGTAGAGGAGCTTGTTTATGATGACATTGTTCACTCTCAAGAgggtctcaaagagaaagatAGAATTGAGAGTCTTCCAGGACAACCCCCTGTGAGTTTTTCTCAGTATGGAGGGTATGTCACTGTGGATAAAGTGGCTGGTCGTGCCTTCTATTATTACTTTGTTGAAGCTCAACGTTCTAAACAAACACTTCCACTTCTTCTTTGGCTCAATGGAG GTCCTGGATGTTCATCTCTTGGCTATGGAGCAATGCAAGAACTTGGACCTTTTCGAGTAAACAGTGATGGCAAAACACTACACAGAAATATATTTTCTTGGAACAAAG TTGCAAATGTTTTATTCTTGGAGTCACCTGCTGGAGTAGGATTTTCCTattcaaacaaatcaaaagattatGATAACAATGGAGATAAGAAAACAGCCGCAGACAATTATTTATTCTTGGTGAATTGGTTGGAGAGATATCCAGAATATAAGGACAGAGATTTCTATATTGCTGGGGAAAGCTATGCTGGGCATTATGTGCCTCAACTTGCACATAACATTCTCTATCATAACAAAAAGGCAAATAAGAAAATCATCAACCTCAAAGGAATCTTG ATTGGGAATGCAGTGATCAACGAGGAAACTGACTCGGACGGACTGTATGATTATCTTGCTAGCCATGCAATCATCTCAGACAAAGCAGCTTATCTCAACAAAGCTTGTCATTCATCATCATCAAAGATTCAGGAAAGTGTGTGCGATGCAGCCGGAGATGAAGTTGGGGACGATATTGAATACATTGATTTATACAATATTTATGCTCCACTATGCAAGAATGCAAATCTCACATCCCTGCCAAAAAGGAACTCA ATTGTGACTGATCCATGTAGTGAGTATTATGTGTATGCATATCTTAATAGAAAAGATGTTCAAGAGGCTCTCCATGCCAATGTAACCAACCTCAAACATGACTGGGAACCCTGTAGCGATGTCATAACAAAGTGGGTTGATCAAGCTTCAACAGTTCTTCCACTTTTACATGAATTCCTCAACAATAGCCTCAGGGTTTGGATTTTCAG TGGTGACACGGATGGAAGGGTGCCTATTACATCAACCAAGTATTCAGTTAAGAAGATGAACCTTCCCATTAAAACTGCTTGGCACCCTTGGTTTTCCTATGGAGAG GTTGGTGGCTATGTAGAAATATACAAGGGAGGCCTAAGATTAGCTACGGTGAGGGAAGCAGGGCATCAAGTGCCAAGTTACCAACCAGCCAGAGCCCTaactttgataaaatatttcttagaCGGCACTCCTCTTCCTGGTCCTCCCAAAAGAAAGGACTAG